Proteins from a genomic interval of Fusarium oxysporum Fo47 chromosome I, complete sequence:
- a CDS encoding ClpP/crotonase-like domain-containing protein, protein MASPSLPDSYATLNLPTLQLFHHPPSSKEVTHVIVIKLHRPEARNAFTDTMAASLSHALNTLSVDPRVRAIVLTSSDPKNRMYCAGMDFNEEHALGKDAADHRDSGGIVTLPMYRCNKPVIVAINGSAVGVGITMTLGANIRVVSRDAQIGFVFGRRGFSMEACSSFFLPRLIGTSRALHLTTTGAVYPATHKLFDGLFSEIVAPEEVLPTALRIADEIAANVSGVSARVMKDMIYRGASSPEEAHLLESKIFWDLFTGKDAKEGMNSFLQKRKPDFTGTMDKNAPKIYPWWTPVDIARPKL, encoded by the coding sequence ATGGCATCGCCTTCGCTCCCCGACAGCTATGCAACCCTCAACCTCCCAACCCTGCAGCTCTTCCATCATCCCCCCTCTTCCAAAGAAGTCACACATGTCATAGTCATAAAGCTTCATCGTCCTGAAGCCCGTAATGCATTCACCGACACAATGGCGGCTTCGCTCTCCCATGCGCTCAACACACTCTCCGTTGATCCTCGCGTTCGCGCTATAGTTCTCACTTCGTCGGATCCAAAGAACCGCATGTACTGCGCGGGCATGGACTTCAATGAGGAGCATGCGCTGGGGAAAGACGCCGCTGATCATCGCGACTCGGGTGGTATTGTCACTTTACCTATGTATCGCTGCAACAAGCCTGTTATCGTCGCTATCAATGGCTCTGCTGTTGGCGTGGGTATCACAATGACTCTCGGCGCCAACATCCGCGTTGTGAGCCGCGACGCCCAGATTGGCTTTGTGTTTGGTCGCCGTGGTTTCAGCATGGAGGCATGCAGCAGTTTCTTCCTCCCACGCCTCATAGGAACCAGCCGTGCACTTCACCTCACCACCACTGGCGCTGTCTACCCTGCCACTCACAAGCTCTTTGACGGTCTCTTCAGTGAGATTGTCGCACCTGAAGAGGTCCTTCCCACAGCGCTCAGGATCGCGGATGAGATAGCGGCCAATGTAAGTGGTGTTTCTGCGCGAGTAATGAAGGACATGATCTACAGGGGAGCCTCGTCGCCTGAGGAGGCGCATTTACTTGAGAGCAAGATATTTTGGGACTTGTTCACAGGTAAGGATGCGAAAGAGGGAATGAATAGCTTCttgcagaagaggaagccGGATTTTACGGGGACTATGGACAAGAATGCGCCCAAAATCTACCCTTGGTGGACGCCCGTTGATATTGCCAGGCCAAAGCTGTAG
- a CDS encoding uncharacterized protein (uncharacterized protein family-domain containing protein): MSLFTAQLYPGRALGFLVLGATLHDVLTRLKAEPQRFPKIELLYSPDRPVTEPVGVELPGNGIRLRFDGPEQRLRLIEVTDFTKNHITFKERDLVKPFAGTPGSPSPGDSASGPTFRHIYHKLLGPTYAGEFIPPSSGHDNGIYVLSYPGVAFNFALNPSEYSPEKDVVSTFASASSQVATSMAVFSGDSWADARPTLWTEILPSIKSTTVIPRGKDVYPDEVSLVRLHGAGKIQLFRKWTSNSFWITLGETTPQDLLMELGPPNAIYRKNDQKMVIHKTRTASNAKGCPDAADIGRPEDLTDTDQSSMHEGSDASDNEEAVDDQIGLNTNGECFYNYFYLGFDILISTRVPPSQTPPGSKVGEAEGQNGIISHSPDRLVATKLVLHGNIPGSYEFNRHRRCRWEIAYLDSLNDGNGPTDSETPFPQIEDRMNAAWASAFPRNDSQQRQRGMVLNRGWGDSPGSSCEFLGGWEESGARRAETNGDSTTTLYGFPGSLSFYVSLLHCHCLCNLMNGARDAGKCPKGGKSFYNYITQCTAVIHYQPQLSALSLPLASLYTLIQKTSLLYVRNQEIAMSTTEKKDTTEPVDKEAIRELINELEHKLDALYTLSDEVNRGILESKDALESVREKRVKVLRARLDRIFQQWNIGSLTSNHHPSTQNQSQNPGPGPGSSQAQTQAGINQQGQFGLPW; this comes from the exons ATGTCACTCTTTACCGCGCAGCTTTATCCTGGCCGAGCACTGGGCTTCCTAG TCCTCGGTGCAACTCTTCACGATGTCCTTACCCGTCTTAAAGCTGAACCCCAACGCTTCCCGAAGATCGAGCTACTTTACTCCCCTGACCGACCTGTCACCGAACCCGTTGGCGTTGAACTCCCTGGGAATGGTATACGACTCAGATTTGACGGCCCCGAACAGCGTCTGCGTCTTATCGAGGTTACCGACTTTACCAAGAATCACATTACCTTCAAAGAACGAGATCTTGTAAAACCATTTGCTGGTACCCCTGGATCTCCTTCACCAGGCGACTCGGCATCAGGACCGACCTTCCGACACATATACCATAAACTACTCGGCCCTACGTACGCCGGTGAATTTATTCCGCCATCTAGTGGTCACGATAATGGCATCTATGTCCTGTCCTATCCCGGTGTTGCCTTTAACTTCGCACTTAATCCTTCCGAGTACTCGCCAGAGAAAGACGTAGTGTCGACTTTCGCATCGGCATCTAGTCAAGTCGCAACCTCGATGGCTGTCTTTAGTGGTGATTCCTGGGCTGATGCTAGACCGACTCTTTGGACTGAGATTTTGCCCAGTATCAAGTCAACTACCGTGATTCCTCGAGGCAAAGATGTCTACCCCGACGAAGTTTCGCTTGTTCGATTACATGGAGCTGGAAAGATTCAGCTTTTCAGAAAATGGACCAGCAACTCTTTCTGGATCACCCTTGGCGAGACAACACCTCAAGATCTCCTCATGGAGTTGGGGCCTCCGAATGCCATCTATCGCAAGAATGACCAGAAAATGGTCATTCATAAGACGCGTACAGCAAGCAACGCTAAAGGTTGTCCAGATGCTGCTGATATTGGCCGGCCTGAAGATCTCACCGATACAGATCAGTCTTCCATGCACGAGGGGTCTGATGCATCAGACAATGAAGAAGCCGTCGATGATCAGATCGGTCTTAACACAAATGGCGAATGCTTCTATAATTATTTCTATCTTGGGTTTGACATATTAATATCGACTCGTGTACCCCCGTCACAAACTCCTCCTGGCAGCAAAGTCGGTGAAGCAGAGGGTCAGAACGGCATCATATCCCATTCTCCCGATCGACTAGTAGCCACAAAGCTGGTTCTACATGGCAACATACCTGGCTCATACGAATTCAATCGTCATCGCCGTTGTCGCTGGGAAATTGCTTACCTGGACTCTCTGAATGATGGCAACGGACCGACAGATTCGGAAACGCCTTTCCCACAAATAGAGGACCGTATGAATGCTGCATGGGCATCTGCATTCCCACGAAACGACTCTCAGCAAAGACAACGCGGCATGGTTCTTAATCGTGGCTGGGGCGATAGTCCAGGCAGCAGTTGTGAGTTCTTGGGAGGGTGGGAGGAGAGCGGCGCAAGAAGAGCAGAAACAAACGGGGATTCCACGACCACGTTGTATGGATTCCCAGG GTCATTATCCTTTTATGTCTCTTTGCTACATTGCCATTGTTTATGCAATTTGATGAATGGGGCACGAGATGCGGGAAAGTGCCCCAAGGGAGGTAAGAGCTTCTACAACTACATTACTCAGTGCACTGCGGTTATTCACTACCAACCTCAACTCTCTGCACTTTCGCTCCCCCTCGCCAGTTTATACACCTTGATACAAAAAACATCTCTCCTCTACGTCCGCAACCAAGAAATCGCCATGTCGACcacagaaaagaaagacACTACAGAGCCAGTCGACAAAGAAGCCATCCGCGAGCTGATCAACGAGCTCGAACACAAACTCGACGCTCTGTACACCCTAAGCGACGAGGTCAACAGAGGTATTCTTGAGAGCAAAGATGCGCTCGAAAGCGTCCGCGAGAAACGCGTCAAGGTACTCAGAGCGCGGCTGGACCGGATCTTCCAGCAGTGGAATATCGGGTCTCTGACTAGCAACCATCACCC GTCAACTCAGAATCAGAGTCAGAATCCAGGTCCGGGTCCAGGATCGAGCCAGGCTCAGACTCAAGCTGGGATTAACCAACAAGGGCAATTCGGTTTGCCATGGTAG